A single genomic interval of Oryza sativa Japonica Group chromosome 7, ASM3414082v1 harbors:
- the LOC4343412 gene encoding ABC transporter G family member 43 isoform X3 produces MTLLLGPPSSGKSTLMRALTGKPDKNLKVSGEITYCGHTFKEFYPERTSAYVSQHDLHNPEMTVRETLDFSRRCLGSGARYDMLSELTRRERNAGIKPDPEIDALMKATVVEGKQNNIVTDLVLKALGLDICADTIVGGAMIRGISGGQKKRVTTGEMLTGPATALFMDEISTGLDSSSTFQIVKYIRQVTHVMNATVMMSLLQPPPETYALFDDIVLIAEGYIVYHGPRENILEFFESAGFRCPERKGVADFLQEVTSRKDQQQYWFLEQDHYRYVSVEEFAQNFKKFHVGQKLQKELQVPYDKSKTHPAALTTKKYGLSSLESLKAVMSREWLLMKRNSFLFIFKAFQLFVLGFITMTLFLRTKMPHEKFSDTSKYVGALTASLITIMFNGFGELQLTIDKLPIFYKQRDFLFFPAWTYGLANIILKVPLSLMESSLWIVLTYYVVGFAPAAGRFFKQFLAYFWTHQMALALFRLLGAILRSMVVANTFGMFVLLLIFLFGGFLVSRKDIKPWWIWGYWTSPMMYSNNALSVNEFLASRWAIPNNDSSISAPTIGKAFLQSKGYFTGEWGYWLSIGAMIGFMIVFNILYLCALTFLRPIGSASTVVSDDDTKSELEAESNQEQMSEVINGTNGTENRRSQRGMVLPFQPLSLSFNHMNYYVDMPAEMKAQGFTESRLQLLSDISGAFRPGVLTALVGVSGAGKTTLMDVLAGRKTSGTIEGDIKLSGYPKKQETFARISGYCEQTDIHSPNLTVYESIVYSAWLRLSSEVDKNTRKVFVEEVMSLVELDVLRDALVGLPGVSGLSTEQRKRLTIAVELVANPSIIFMDEPTSGLDARAAAIVMRTVRNTVNTGRTVVCTIHQPSIDIFESFDELLLLKRGGRVIYAGQLGLHSQILVEYFEAIPGVPKITEGYNPATWMLEVSSSLAEARLDIDFAEVYANSALYRSNQELIKQLSVPPPGFQDLSFPTKYSQNFLNQCVANTWKQFQSYWKDPPYNAMRYVMTLLYGLVFGTVFWRRGKNIESVNDLNNLLGATYAAVFFLGAANLLTLLPVVSVERTVFYREKAAGMYSPLSYAFAQGFVEFCYSAVQGVLYTILIYSMIGYEWKADKFFYFLFFMIAAFAYFTLFSMMLVACTASEMLAAVLVSFVLSSWNNFAGFIIPRPLIPVWWRWFYWANPVSWTIYGVIASQFADSDRVVTVPGQSTTMVVKDFLEKNMGFKHDFLGYVVLAHFGYVIIFFFLFGYGIKCLNFQKR; encoded by the exons ATGACTCTTCTTCTCGGGCCTCCATCGTCTGGAAAAAGCACACTTATGCGAGCACTAACCGGCAAGCCTGATAAAAATCTCAAG GTGTCTGGCGAGATCACATACTGTGGTCATACGTTTAAAGAGTTCTATCCTGAGAGGACTAGTGCTTACGTCAGTCAGCATGATCTGCACAATCCTGAGATGACAGTAAGAGAGACACTGGATTTCTCGAGACGATGCCTTGGAAGTGGTGCCAGATATGATATGCTGTCAGAATTAACAAGACGGGAACGTAATGCAGGCATTAAACCTGACCCTGAGATTGATGCTTTGATGAAGGCAACTGTAGTAGAAGGAAAACAGAACAATATTGTCACAGATCTTGTTCTGAAG GCGCTTGGACTGGACATTTGTGCCGATACTATTGTTGGTGGTGCTATGATAAGAGGCATTTCTGGTGGTCAAAAGAAACGTGTGACTACTG GGGAGATGCTCACTGGACCAGCAACAGCTTTGTTCATGGATGAAATATCTACTGGGCTTGATAGTTCTAGCACATTTCAGATTGTCAAATACATCAGACAGGTGACCCATGTGATGAATGCTACAGTGATGATGTCTCTCCTACAGCCTCCACCTGAGACCTATGCTTTATTCGATGACATCGTTCTTATAGCAGAAGGTTACATAGTCTACCATGGACCACGGGAGAACATACTTGAATTCTTTGAGAGTGCTGGTTTTCGGTGTCCTGAACGGAAAGGAGTGGCCGACTTTCTTCAAGAGGTGACTTCTAGGAAAGATCAACAGCAATACTGGTTCCTTGAGCAGGATCATTATCGTTATGTGTCAGTCGAAGAGTTTGCTCAGAATTTCAAGAAATTTCATGTTGGGCAAAAGCTGCAGAAAGAGCTTCAAGTTCCCTATGACAAATCTAAGACACATCCTGCTGCATTGACTACCAAGAAGTATGGGTTATCTAGTCTAGAGTCCCTTAAGGCAGTGATGTCAAGAGAGTGGTTGCTAATGAAGCGGAATTCATTCCTCTTCATATTCAAGGCCTTTCAACTGTTTGTCCTTGGATTTATAACCATGACTCTGTTTTTGAGAACAAAGATGCCCCACGAGAAATTTTCTGATACCTCTAAATATGTTGGTGCTTTAACTGCTTCTTTGATTACAATCATGTTCAATGGTTTTGGTGAACTtcaattgactatagataaacTCCCGATATTCTACAAACAAAGAGACTTCCTGTTCTTTCCAGCATGGACCTATGGACTTGCAAACATCATTCTGAAGGTGCCTTTATCCCTTATGGAATCATCTCTTTGGATAGTTTTGACATATTATGTTGTGGGTTTTGCACCTGCTGCAGGAAG GTTCTTCAAGCAGTTTCTTGCATACTTTTGGACACACCAGATGGCCTTGGCCTTGTTCCGGTTGCTAGGTGCAATTTTAAGATCAATGGTGGTAGCTAATACATTTGGCATGTTTGTGCTGCTACTTATTTTCCTCTTTGGAGGATTTCTCGTTTCCAGAA AGGACATTAAACCGTGGTGGATATGGGGCTACTGGACATCTCCCATGATGTATAGCAATAATGCCTTATCAGTTAATGAATTCCTTGCCAGTAGGTGGGCCATT CCAAACAATGACTCAAGTATCAGTGCACCAACAATAGGGAAGGCTTTTCTTCAATCCAAAGGCTACTTCACAGGAGAATGGGGGTATTGGCTTTCCATTGGAGCCATGATAGGATTTATGATTGTTTTTAACATTCTCTACCTTTGTGCTCTTACATTCCTAAGAC CTATTGGCAGTGCAAGCACTGTTGTTTCTGATGATGACACCAAAAGTGAGCTCGAAGCAGAATCTAATCAGGAACAAATGTCAGAGGTTATTAATG GTACGAATGGAACAGAAAACAGAAGAAGCCAGAGAGGAATGGTCTTGCCATTCCAGCCTCTTTCCCTTTCTTTCAACCATATGAACTACTACGTTGACATGCCTGCT GAAATGAAAGCACAAGGATTCACAGAAAGCCGCCTCCAACTACTATCTGATATTAGTGGTGCATTCCGACCAGGTGTTCTAACAGCACTAGTTGGTGTCAGTGGAGCTGGAAAAACCACTCTAATGGATGTACTGGCAGGAAGAAAGACTAGTGGAACGATTGAGGGAGATATCAAGCTTTCTGGTTACCCTAAAAAACAAGAAACCTTTGCTCGCATCAGTGGCTATTGTGAACAAACTGATATACATTCACCAAATCTTACTGTATATGAATCCATTGTTTATTCTGCTTGGCTGCGCCTTTCCTCAGAAGTTGATAAGAACACCAGGAAG GTGTTTGTGGAGGAAGTGATGTCACTAGTTGAGCTTGATGTATTGCGTGATGCTCTGGTTGGTCTCCCTGGTGTTAGTGGGTTGTCAACTGAACAAAGGAAGAGGCTGACAATCGCAGTAGAACTAGTGGCAAATCCTTCAATTATCTTCATGGATGAACCAACTTCAGGTCTTGATGCTAGAGCTGCAGCAATTGTTATGCGTACTGTGAGAAATACAGTTAACACAGGACGAACTGTGGTTTGCACAATCCATCAACCTAGCATTGATATCTTTGAGTCTTTTGATGAG CTTCTGTTGCTAAAGAGGGGAGGACGGGTTATATATGCTGGCCAGCTTGGTCTCCATTCACAAATACTAGTCGAATATTTCGAG GCAATTCCAGGGGTCCCAAAAATCACAGAAGGATATAACCCAGCAACATGGATGCTTGAAGTTAGCTCTTCTCTAGCTGAGGCTCGTCTGGACATAGACTTTGCTGAAGTTTATGCCAATTCTGCACTTTACCG GAGCAATCAAGAACTTATTAAGCAGCTGAGTGTTCCACCTCCAGGCTTCCAGGATCTCTCATTTCCTACCAAATATTCCCAGAATTTCCTAAATCAGTGTGTGGCAAATACATGGAAGCAATTTCAATCTTATTGGAAGGATCCACCCTACAATGCTATGCGTTATGTTATGACGCTTCTCTATGGTCTTGTGTTTGGTACTGTCTTTTGGCGGAGGGGAAAGAATAT AGAGTCCGTGAATGATCTGAACAATCTACTTGGAGCCACCTATGCTGCTGTTTTCTTCCTTGGAGCAGCAAATTTGCTCACACTTTTGCCTGTGGTGTCAGTTGAGAGGACAGTCTTTTACCGTGAAAAGGCAGCAGGGATGTACTCTCCACTGTCTTATGCGTTTGCACAA GGATTTGTCGAGTTCTGCTACAGTGCAGTTCAAGGTGTTCTTTACACTATCCTCATCTATTCCATGATTGGCTATGAGTGGAAGGCGGACAAGTTCTTCTACTTCCTGTTCTTTATGATTGCGGCCTTCGCCTACTTCACATTGTTTAGCATGATGCTGGTTGCGTGCACTGCTTCGGAAATGCTTGCGGCCGTTCTTGTTTCATTTGTGCTCTCCTCGTGGAACAATTTTGCCGGATTCATTATACCCCGTCCA CTGATTCCTGTTTGGTGGAGATGGTTCTATTGGGCCAACCCGGTCTCCTGGACCATCTATGGAGTGATTGCGTCGCAGTTTGCGGACAGCGACCGTGTTGTCACCGTTCCTGGCCAATCTACCACCATGGTGGTGAAGGATTTCTTGGAGAAGAACATGGGCTTTAAGCACGACTTCCTCGGCTACGTTGTGCTGGCTCATTTCGGCTacgtcatcatcttcttcttcctctttggatACGGCATCAAGTGCTTGAACTTCCAGAAACGGTAG